The Lycium ferocissimum isolate CSIRO_LF1 chromosome 10, AGI_CSIRO_Lferr_CH_V1, whole genome shotgun sequence genome window below encodes:
- the LOC132033812 gene encoding 16.9 kDa class I heat shock protein 1-like codes for MASSVGPWMGGGRRRGGGDWGSPFSSDLWDPFDVGFGGGLGLRRSGGGDDDVSAFAHTSVDWCETDKAHVFRVDLPGVKKEDLKVQIEDDNILEISGERVKEEEQGTDKWHHVERSRGSFRRRFRLPENANVEGISCGLEHGVLTVNVPKKETQEVPKNVKSIDIA; via the exons ATGGCTTCATCAGTAGGACCATGGATGGGTGGTGGACGTCGACGTGGAGGTGGAGATTGGggcagcccattttcttctgATTTATGGGATCCTTTTGATGTGGGCTTTGGAGGTGGATTGGGCTTGAGGCGTAGTGGTGGTGGGGATGATGATGTTTCTGCCTTTGCCCATACTAGTGTTGATTGGTGTGAAACTGATAAAGCTCATGTTTTTCGTGTTGATCTTCCTG GGGTGAAGAAGGAAGACCTGAAGGTGCAGATTGAGGATGATAACATACTGGAGATAAGTGGTGAAAGagtaaaagaagaagaacaaggcACTGACAAGTGGCACCACGTGGAGCGCAGCCGTGGCAGCTTCCGTAGAAGATTCCGGCTGCCTGAAAATGCCAATGTGGAAGGCATCAGTTGTGGGCTTGAGCATGGAGTTTTAACTGTGAATGTGCCCAAGAAGGAAACACAAGAGGTTCCAAAAAATGTGAAGTCCATAGATATTGCTTAG
- the LOC132033811 gene encoding uncharacterized oxidoreductase At4g09670-like, which translates to MAEQSPEPVRFGILGCANIARKVSRAITVAPNATISAIGSRTIEKATAFAKENNYPSTTKIYGSYEAVLDDQEVDAVYVPLPTSLHLKWAVLAAQKKKHVLLEKPVALNVKELDVILEECELNGVQYMDATMWMHHPRTIKMKEFMSDSQRFGTLKSVHSTFTFLAPTEFLKNNIRVKPDLDALGALGDAGWYSIRAILWATDYELPKTVTALRDPELNEAGVILSCGASLSWKDGRVATFHCSFLTNMSMDIVVSGTTGNLRVHDFVIPFQENVAPFYTVEGSKFGELLLAIYPAPSEQEVSTDLSQEALMVEEFSNLVESVRGQGCKPENKWPIISRKTQLVVDAVKASIEKGFEPVEVVY; encoded by the exons ATGGCTGAGCAGTCACCGGAACCGGTGCGTTTCGGCATATTAGGTTGCGCTAACATAGCTCGAAAAGTATCACGCGCCATCACAGTCGCTCCAAACGCCACTATCTCCGCCATAGGCAGCCGTACGATCGAAAAAGCAACAGCCTTTGCTAAAGAAAACAATTATCCATCAACAACGAAAATTTACGGGAGTTATGAGGCCGTTTTGGATGACCAGGAAGTTGATGCTGTTTACGTTCCTCTTCCTACAAGCCTGCATTTAAAGTGGGCTGTGTTGGCAGCCCAAAAGAAGAAGCATGTTTTGCTGGAAAAGCCTGTTGCGTTAAACGTGAAGGAGTTGGATGTGATACTGGAGGAGTGTGAATTGAATGGGGTGCAGTACATGGATGCTACTATGTGGATGCATCATCCTCGTACTATTAAGATGAAGGAATTCATGTCTGATTCTCAACGCTTTGGAACTCTCAAATCG GTACACAGCACTTTTACCTTTCTTGCCCCCACTGAGTTTCTTAAGAATAACATTCGTGTGAAGCCCGATCTTGATGCTCTAGGCGCTCTAGGTGATGCTGGTTGGTACAGTATTCGAGCTATTTTGTGGGCTACTGATTACGAACTGCCCAAAACAGTAACAGCTCTGCGCGATCCAGAATTAAATGAAGCTGGAGTTATCCTATCTTGTGGCGCTTCTTTGAGTTGGAAAGATGGAAGGGTAGCAACTTTTCATTGTTCATTTCTAACCAATATGTCCATGGATATCGTTGTTAGTGGAACCACGGGAAACCTGCGGGTCCATGACTTTGTAATTCCGTTTCAAGAAAATGTTGCTCCATTTTACACGGTGGAAGGTTCGAAGTTTGGTGAACTTCTGCTAGCGATTTATCCTGCACCAAGTGAGCAAGAAGTCAGCACAGATCTTTCTCAAGAGGCTCTCATGGTAGAGGAGTTCTCTAACCTTGTTGAAAGTGTCAGAGGGCAAGGTTGTAAACCAGAGAACAAGTGGCCAATAATTAGTAGAAAGACACAACTTGTGGTGGATGCTGTCAAAGCATCAATTGAGAAAGGTTTTGAGCCTGTTGAGGTTGTCTATTAG
- the LOC132033813 gene encoding uncharacterized oxidoreductase At4g09670-like: MAESSPIRLGILGCANIARKVSRAITLAPNAIICAIGSRSIEKATAYAKENNYPSTTKIYGSYEAVLDDPEVDAVYVPLPTSLHLKWAVLAAQKKKHVLLEKPVALNVKELDMILEECELNGVQYMDATMWMHHPRTVKMKEFLADSQRFGQLKSVHSTFAYLGDTEFLKNDIRVKPDLDALGALGDAGWYSIRAILWTTDYELPRTVTALRDPEFNEAGVILSCGASLSWEDGKVATFYCSFLTNLAMDIIASGSKGHFRVHDFVIPFQENVAPFYTVEGSRFGELSTSIHPEPTEQKVGTDLPQEALMVKEFSNLVASIKGGGSKPEKKWPTISRKTQLVVDAVKASIDKGFQPVEVAY, translated from the exons atggcaGAGTCATCACCTATACGTTTGGGCATATTAGGCTGCGCTAACATAGCTCGCAAAGTATCACGCGCCATCACACTCGCTCCAAACGCTATTATCTGCGCAATCGGTAGCCGTTCGATCGAAAAAGCAACAGCTTATGCTAAAGAAAACAATTATCCATCAACGACGAAGATTTACGGGAGTTATGAGGCCGTTTTGGATGACCCTGAAGTTGATGCTGTTTACGTTCCACTTCCAACAAGCTTGCATTTAAAGTGGGCTGTATTGGCGGCCCAAAAGAAGAAACATGTTTTGCTGGAAAAGCCCGTTGCGCTAAACGTGAAGGAGCTGGATATGATACTGGAGGAGTGTGAATTGAATGGGGTGCAGTATATGGATGCTACTATGTGGATGCATCATCCTCGTACTGTTAAGATGAAGGAGTTTCTCGCTGATTCTCAGCGTTTCGGTCAACTCAAATCg GTGCACAGCACATTTGCTTATCTTGGTGACACAGAGTTTCTTAAGAATGACATTCGTGTAAAGCCTGATCTTGATGCTCTAGGTGCTCTAGGTGATGCTGGTTGGTACAGTATTCGTGCAATCTTGTGGACTACTGATTACGAATTGCCCAGAACAGTGACAGCTCTGCGTGATCCAGAATTTAATGAAGCTGGAGTTATCCTATCTTGTGGCGCTTCTTTGAGTTGGGAAGATGGAAAGGTGGCAACTTTCTATTGTTCGTTTTTAACCAATTTGGCCATGGATATCATTGCTAGTGGATCCAAAGGACACTTTCGGGTCCATGACTTCGTAATTCCGTTTCAAGAAAATGTTGCTCCATTTTATACGGTGGAAGGTTCAAGGTTTGGTGAACTTTCTACATCGATTCATCCTGAACCAACTGAGCAAAAAGTCGGCACAGATCTTCCTCAAGAGGCTCTCATGGTAAAGGAGTTCTCTAACCTGGTTGCAAGTATCAAAGGGGGAGGCTCTAAACCAGAGAAGAAGTGGCCAACAATTAGTAGAAAGACACAACTTGTGGTTGATGCTGTCAAGGCATCAATTGACAAGGGTTTTCAGCCTGTTGAGGTTGCCTATTAG